The Thermobifida halotolerans sequence TCGCGTTCGCCCGGCCGTTGGTCCCACCGATCAGGCCCTCGACGTCCTGGGGGCCCGTCAGCGCGAGCTCCTTGGGGGTGAGCACCGGAGGCTTGTCCGAGGGGATCCGCTTGCCGTAGCCCTTGTAGGACCCGCGCGACGGCCGCTTGCGCACCGGCGCGAAGATCTCCAGGACCTGCTCCTTGGACAGGGTCTCCTTGTCCAGCAGTTGCAGCACCAGCTCGTCGAGGACGTCCCGGTACTCGACGAGGATCTCCCAGGCCTCGTCGTGGGCGGCCTCGATGAGGCGGCGCACCTCCTCGTCGATCAGGGAGGCGATCTCCTCGGAGTACTCGCGGCTGTGCGCCATCTCACGGCCCAGGAACGGCTCGGTGTTGCCGTTGCCGAACTTGCGGGCGCCCAGCCGCTCGCTCATGCCGTACTCGGTGACCATGTTGCGGGCGAGCGCGGTGGCCTTGTCGATGTCGTTGGCCGCACCGGTGGTGGGCTCGTGGAAGACGAGCTCCTCCGCGGCGCGCCCGCCCAGCATCATGGCCAACTGGTCCATCATCTCCGAGCGCGAGGTGAGGAACTTGTCCTCCATCGGCAGGGACATGGTGTATCCCAGGGCACGGCCGCGCGGCAGGATGGTGATCTTGTGCACCGGGTCGGCGTTCGGCAGTGCGTGCCCCACCAGGGCGTGGCCGCCCTCGTGGTAGGCGATGACCTTCTTCTCCGCGTCCGACATGACCCGGCTCTTGCGTTCCGGTCCCGCCATGACCCGGTCGATGGCCTCCTCGAAGATGGCCATGTCGATCTGGTTCTGTCCGCGCCGGGCCGCCAGCAGCGCGCCCTCGTTGACGACGTTGGCCAGGTCGGCCCCGGTGAAGCCGGGGGTGCGCCGGGCGAGCACGTCGAGGTCGACGTCGGGCGTGGTCGGCTTGCCCTGGATGTGCACCTTGAGGATGCCCTTGCGGCCCTCCAGGTCGGGTCGGTCCACGACGATCTGCCGGTCGAAGCGCCCCGGACGCAGCAGGGCGGGGTCGAGGATGTCGGGACGGTTCGTGGCGGCGATCAGGATGACCCCGCCCTTGACGTCGAAGCCGTCCATCTCCACGAGCATCTGGTTCAGGGTCTGCTCGCGCTCGTCGTGGCCGCCGCCCATGCCCGCGCCGCGGTGTCGGCCGACGGCGTCGATCTCGTCGATGAAGATGATCGCCGGGGCGTTGGCCTTGGCCTGCTCGAACAGGTCGCGCACGCGGGAGGCGCCCACACCGACGAACATCTCGACGAAGTCCGAGCCGGAGATGGAGTAGAACGGAACCCCGGCCTCTCCCGCGACGGCGCGCGCCAGCAGGGTCTTGCCGGTGCCGGGCGGACCGTACAGGAGCACGCCCTTGGGGATCTTGGCGCCCAGGTTCTGGAACTTGGCCGGGTTCTGCAGGAACTCCTTGATCTCGTGGAGTTCCTCGATGGCCTCGTCCGCGCCCGCCACGTCGGAGAAGGTGGTCTTGGGCGTGTCCTTGGAGATCAGCTTGGCCCGGGACTTGCCGAAGTTCATGACCCGGGAGCCGCCGCCCTGCATCTGGCTCATGATGAAGAAGAAGAGGGCGATGATCAGCAGCAGCGGAAGGAAGCTGAACAGCAGGGACAGCCAGACGTTGTCGCCGGGGACCTCGACGTCGTAGGCCTCCAGGTTGCCGTCCTGGTTGGCGCGGAGGGCCTCGGCGAGATCCTCGCCCTGGCCGTCCACCCAGTAGGCCTCGTACAGATCACCGTCGACGGTGGTCAGCTCGATCCGCTGATCCTTGTCGATGATCTTGGCATCCCTGACCTGGTCCTCCTCGATCAGGGTGAAGACCCTCGAAGTGTCGGTCTTGACGTGCTCGGGTCCACTGCCCCATCCCATGAACTGGGAGACCACCAGCAGCATCAGCAGGATGGCAATGAACCACAGCCACGGTCCACGGTACAAACGCTTCAGATTCATCTATACGGAACCCCGCCGGGCCCGTCCCTTCTAACAGCGGTCCCTCCGAGTAGCGCAGAGGTGTCGGCGAGGGCCGACGACCCGGGGCGACGGTTGCCGTCGCACCGGACTCCGTCGGTCCGCCACGGCACCTCGTGCCGACCGCCGGAAGCGGGACCTATCGGACATGTGCTCCCTACAATGATGCCGGGATAATCGACGGTACACCCTGACCTTCTCGTACCACCCGCATGGTGCGATGGTAGGTCGAGGTTGCCCCGTCATGAGCGCAACGCTTGGCGACGCCCCTGTTGTTCCCGATTCGGGGGCAGGGGGCGCGGCTCCCGCGACGCCGCCGAGCGGCTTCCTCAGTCGTACATGTGCGCTGCGAGGGTGCCGATGAACGGCAGGTTGCGGTACTTCTCGGCGTAGTCCAGACCGTACCCGACGATGAACTCGTTCGGCAGGTCGAAACCGACGTACTTGACGTGCAGGTCGATGTTGAGCGCCAGGGGCTTGCGCACCATGGTGCAGATCTCCACCGACTCCGGACGGCGCGACCTGAGGTTGCCGATCAGCCACGACAGGGTCAGTCCGGAGTCGATGACGTCCTCGACGACCAGCACGTTGCGGCCCTGGATGTCGGTGTCGAGATCCTTGAGGATGCGGACCACCCCCGAGGACGTGGTGCCCGCGCCGTAGGAGGAGACCGCCATCCAGTCCATCTCGCAGGGGTGGTGCAGCTCCCGCGCCAGGTCTGCCATCACCATGACCGCGCCCTTGAGGACACCGACGAGCAGCAGGTCCCTGCCCGCGTAGTCGGCGTCGATCTCGGCTGCCATCTCCCGGGTCCGGGTCCTGATCTCTTCCTCGGTGACCAGGATCTTGTCCAGGGCGGAGCCCATGTCCTTCGCGTCCACGCTTCAGGTCCTCGCTGCTCAGCTAGGGATTCTTCAAGCGCAACCAGGATAAGCGGACCGAACACCGATGTTTCGCGCAGCCCGCGGCAAACGGGTGGCCGCCTCTCCCCACGCGTGTCCTCGTCAACTGTCGGCGGAGACGACGATCCGCCCGTCGGTCCTGCGGCCCCGGCGGGCCCCGGGGAGGTCGACGTGGGCCTGTCCCCTCCAGTCGGTGACCAGCCGGTCCAGCGCGAAGACGTGCCCCGCCGTGAGGGCCCCCGCCGGGCACCCGGCCGCCAGGGCGACGCGGCGCAGCAGGCGGGTGCGGACCGCCCTGGGCAGGGCGGCCAGTTCGGCGGCGTCCAGGGCGGTCGGCCCGCGCCCGGCCTGCCGCTCGGCCCGGTCCGCCCACTCGTCCAGGGCGTCGGCGTCGTCGCGCAGCAGGGTGGCGGTGCGGGCCAGCGCCTCGGCGACCCCCGGCCCCAGCACCCGCTCCAGGGCGGGCAGTGCGTCGTGGCGTACCCGTGAGCGGGCGTAGGCGGGGTCGGCGTTGTGCGGGTCGGACCAGGGGTCGAGGCCCATGAGTCCGGCCGCGGCGTGCACGGTGCGCCGGTCCAGTTCCAGCAGGGGCCGCAGGTAGCGTCCCGAGCGGGGGGACATGGCGGCCAGCGAACGGGCGCCCGATCCCCGGGCCAGCCGCAGCAGCACCGTCTCGGCCTGGTCGTCGCGGGTGTGGCCGAGCAGGACGGCGGAGGCGCCGTGGGCGTCGGCCGCCTTCTCCAGCGCGGCGTAGCGGGCGGTCCGGGCGGCTCCCTCGGGACCGCCGACCGTCCCGACGGCCACGGCGATCCGCTCGACCGGGTCGAGTCCCAGACCGCCGAGCACGGCGGCCACCGCGTCGGCGCGTTCGGCCGAGCCCTCCTGGAGTCCGTGGTCGACGGTGACCCCGCCCGCACGCAGCCCCAAGCGGGGCGCGACGAACGCGGCGGCTCCGGCCAGCGCCAGCGAGTCGGGGCCGCCACTGCACGCCACCAGCGCCAACGCACCGGCGGGCAGGCCGTCCAGCGCGCGGCGCACGGCCGCCCGCACCAGCGCCACGGGCGGCGGCGGTCCGCTCACGTGCCCTCCAGACCTGGTTACTCGGACTCGGATTCCCCACCCGGCGGGATCGGCAGCGGCGGGTGGACGACGCGGGCGATCCAGGCGTCGGGGTCGCGGATCTCGGCCAGGGTGGGCAGCGTCTCGGGGGACTCCCAGACCCGGTTGAAGTCGGCCATGCCGACCCGGGCGACCACCGCGCGCACGAAGGCCGAGCCCTCCTCGTACTGCTTCATCTTCAGTTCGAGGCCGAGCAGTTGGCGGATGACCTTGTCGAGCCGGTTGCCGCCTTCGCGGCGGCGCTGGAAGCGGCGGCGGATCTCGGCCACGCTCGGCACCACCTGGGGGCCGACCGCGTCCATCACGTAGTCGCCGTGCCCTTCGGCCAGGGTCATGACCGCGGTGATGCGGTCGAGGATCTCGCTCTGCTCCTCGCTCTGGAAGACGTCGATGAGGTTGGCCTCGTTGCCGCGGACCACCTCGGCGACCGCCTCGCCGACCGCGCGCAGCCGGTCCAGGAAGTCGAAGGCGCTGAGGTTGGACGCGCGCAGGTAGTCGGTCATCAACTGCTGCACGTGGCCGCGCAGCCACGGGTTGGCGGTGAACTGGGTGCGGTGCGTCTCCTCGTGCAGGCACACCCACAGGCGGAAGTCGTGCGGGTCGACGTCGAGTTCGCGTTCGGCGTGCACGATGTTGGGCGCCACGAGGGTGAGGCGGCCGGCCGGGGCCCTGCCCTCGGGGTCGGGCGGCAGGAACAGCTCGTACTGGCCGAGCACCCGCCCGGCGAGGTAGGAGAGCACCGCGCCGAGTTGCGCCCCGGTGACCCGGGAGCCGACCGCCGTGGTGATGGTGCCGACGGGAGAGTCCTTCGGGCCCGAGGGGCCGAGAGTGTCGAGGATGGGGTCCAGAACCACCCGGAAACCGTCGACATTCGCCCGGATCCATCCAGGGCGGTCGACGACGGCTGCGGGGCCTACGGGTTCGAGACTGTTCATGCCGGTGAACTCGCGCACGTGGGCCTGCGCGGTCACCGAGAGTTCGCGCAGCTGGGCCACTGCCTGTCGAGCCTCGGTGAGGCTGATCTGCGGCCCGGGCCGCACGAGGCGGACACCGGTGTTGACGGCTACTTCCCAGTCGATCAAAGTCACGTTTTCACCGTACCCAGTGAACCGGAGTCATTCGGGGGACGCGGACGATTCGGCGGCGCGTGTTCCGAAACCAATGCCGGGAGGCCAGGCGGGCAGGGCATTCCACCCCAGCATCCCACGGGCTCCCCAGCCTCACGGGGAGGTTCCCAGGCCACCCGAAGCCCCCTCCAGGGCCGAGGTCACAAGACCCCCGGGGGCAAGGCCACCTGGAGACTCCCCACGGGGTTGGGGTTTCACGACCCCCTCACCCGAAACACCCCACAGAAGCGAACACAAGTTCGAAAAAGGAGGTATGCTCCCCCCATGGTCGAACGGCGGTTGCCCCAGGAGTGGCCCGCGGGAGTCCATCCCTTCTGGGCCGACGACTTCGCGCAGAGCGCGGTCGAGTGGCTGTTCGGACTGCTTCCCGGCGACTACCGGTTGCACGGGGTGCTGCGCAGGCATCCGGTGGCGCTGTCCCGACTGGCGCTGCGCCACGTGGCGGCCGGTCTGGAGGCCGCCCGGGAGGGGTACCGGGCCGCCCCGGACGACCTGCGGGACCACCTGCCCTCCTCCGCCGTCGAGCAGGTCCGGCGCCTCTACCTCACCGAGGGGACACGGCTGGCCGAGACACTGCGCGCCGTCGAGGCCGTGGACCGGGCGCTGCGCGCCCGCTCCGGCGGATCGGCCGTCCGGTGAGCGGCCGGTCAGGCGGTGACCCGCACCACCACGGCGGTCTCGGCGCCGGTGTTGACCAGTTGCCGCCCGTCCACACCGCCGAGCACCCGGGTGCGCCCCGCCACCAGTTCCTGCACCGCGAGCAGGTGGCCACCCTCACCGGTGACCACCGCGTGGACGCGTCCGCGCGCCACCAGCAGCACGTCGCCGTGGACGGGAGGACCCCCCGACCGCACGTCGGACAGCGCGACGAACTCGTTGGGGGCCAGCGCCACCACGGCCATCCGTGCCCGGCCGGGGGCGTACCGTCGGACGGCGCGCGGCGGACGCTGCCAGTGTCCGTGCCGCCGCGGCCACAGGCGGAGCCGGGTGAGGGCGTCGGCGGCGCCGCGGGCAGCCGGCACGAGTCGGCCGACGGTGGGCAGGGGCCGGGCGGCCAGGTGCGCGTAACCGCTGCGCGCCCCGGCCATCACGATGTCGCCGATCCCCTCGGGGGAGGCCGTGACGGCGTTCCCCCGCGTGGGCAGCGGTTCGGCGGTGGAGACGGTGGAAGCGGAAGAGACGGTGGAGAGACCGGACAGCATCGACGGTGGTCCTTCGTGGTGAGCCGCACCGTCCGCACACGACGGTGCGGCAGCGGCGGAAGTACTGCGGTCCGGAACCGCGGGGCGGCCCGGAGAGAGACGCGCCCGGGGGCGCGCGGTGAACGGAACCGCCCGCGCGGGCGGGTGGGTTCCGTGGAACGACGCGGATCAGTCGATCAGCGACAACACGAAGGAGCCGAACACAGCGCACTGGCCACACGTCGGAAGGCCACCGGGGCCTTGCGAACGATGGCTGACTGGAGCGTGACAGTGCGCGGACGCATGTCGTCAAGCAGACCAACCCCGAGATGTGATGTCAAGCTCGGGACGGCGATCGGAGTGTCGTCTCCCTCATCCCTCCCCTACCCGGAGAAACCGTGGAAACCGGCAGCACGGGAGGTTGTGGTTCGGAAGAGACCAATGATGGCATTGGGCTTTGCCGAAACCGCCGAAGCTCTGATTGCGTATGGGACGACGGGCGAACGGCACGGGGCGTTCCACGGGACCGGCGGCCACGCCCCTGGCTTTCGGGATGCGCACCGGAGGTGACACGTGGGATACGGCGGAGACTCCCCCTCTGAAGGACTCGGCCCCGTCGCCGTCGTGCCCGACTCGCTGGGCGCGCAGGTCGTGCGGTTCACGATCCGCTTCCTGGTCGTCGTGGCGTCGGGTGTCATGGGAGCCGGTTTCCTGGGGTGGCAGGCGGGGGTGCTGGTGGCGGTGCTGGTCGCGCTCAGCTACCTCCTGCTGGCCACCCTCGCTCCCCACCTGCGCGCGCCGTTCGGCCGGGGACGGCTGCTGCGCACCCTGTACCGGAACGGCTACCACGTGGTCCCGGGAGGGCGGTCCCGGCACGTGGCGGTCGGCGCGGGCGGTGTCTACCTGCTGGAGACCCGGACCTGGCAGCACGCGGTCTCCAGGAACGGCGACTCCTGGATGATCGGCGCGCTTCCCGCCGACCGCGCCGTGGAGCGCGTCGGTGCCCACGCGGCACGCCTGGAGCGCTCGCTGCACCTGGCGGAGAACTGGCCGGGAGTCAGGGTGGTGCCGGTGATCACGTCCGTGGGACGGCTGCCCGAGCCGGTGATGCGTTCGGGTCGCGTGGTCATCGCCCGCCCCCGCCAGGCGGTCGAGCACATCCTGGCCCAGCCGACCATCCTCGACCCCCAGGATGTGGACGACATCGCGCAGCGCTTCGCGTCCTGACGCCTCCGGGAGGACTCCGCGGCTGCTGGGACGCTGCCGCGGGATTCTCGCCGGACTCCGCGGGCATGACTTCCGCCGTTGTGGGCACGCACCTGACCGTGCTGACGAATTTCATCCCCGTTGTCGGGAAAAACGTCGTGCCCCGACCGGAGAAACCGTAATTTTATGCCCATGACGGACCGTGAGCTTCTCCAGGCTCTGCGATCGGGTGGCTCCACCACGGCACAGACCTGCGGCCTGCTCTTCGACGCCTACGGCGCGGAACTCTACGAGCACTGCCGGAACACGCTCGACGACGACGCCGCCGCGCAGAGCGCACTACGCGACACCGTCATCGTCGCCCTGGCGCACATCGGCAGGCTGTCCGATCCCGACCTGCTGCGGGACTGGCTCCTCGCCCTCGCCGACGCCGAGTGCGCGCGGCACGAGGCGGCCGCGTCGCAGTGGAGGGAACAGGACCACGACGGGAAGCCGCCGCGGGCCGCGCTGACCGGAGTCTCGTCCGTGACACAGCCCGCGGCACTGCGTGTGCGGGTTCTCAGCGGAGTGATCACCCCGGAACTGGCCGAGTACCGCAGCCTTGTGGCGGCCAGGGGCAATCACTTCGACCGGAGGGGTTTTCCACTTCCCGCCTCGGCCAGGCGTTCCCCGGGGCCCTGCTCCTACCTGGTTCCCGGGCTGATCGCCGGCGTCGGCGCGGTGGTGGCACTGGTCGTCGTACTGTTTCAACTGGTCAGCCGCACGGTTCTGTGAGGAGTTCCTTCTCCCGTGGGTCCGCCGGTTCGGTCCGGACCGGCGCCGGGGCATGACCTGTCGGCCGATCCGGCCGCCTCGTCACCACGACCGCGCCACCGTTGTCGTCTGTTGTCCGCGGGTCAGTCGTCCAACCTGATGTGTGCGTCGTTCTGGTGTCCGTGCTCGGCGGCGCGCTTGACGGAGTTCCTGATCTCCTGCTCGGCCTCGTGGCGGCCCACCCAGGTCGCGCCCTCGACCGACTTGCCCGGCTCCAGGTCCTTGTAGACGGTGAAGAAGTGCTGGATCTCCAGCCGCTCGAACTCATTTACGTGATGAATGTCACGAAGGTGCTCCATGCGCGGGTCCGTGGCGGGCACGCACAGCACCTTGTCGTCCCCTCCGGCCTCGTCGCGCATGC is a genomic window containing:
- the hpt gene encoding hypoxanthine phosphoribosyltransferase, translating into MDAKDMGSALDKILVTEEEIRTRTREMAAEIDADYAGRDLLLVGVLKGAVMVMADLARELHHPCEMDWMAVSSYGAGTTSSGVVRILKDLDTDIQGRNVLVVEDVIDSGLTLSWLIGNLRSRRPESVEICTMVRKPLALNIDLHVKYVGFDLPNEFIVGYGLDYAEKYRNLPFIGTLAAHMYD
- the ftsH gene encoding ATP-dependent zinc metalloprotease FtsH — encoded protein: MNLKRLYRGPWLWFIAILLMLLVVSQFMGWGSGPEHVKTDTSRVFTLIEEDQVRDAKIIDKDQRIELTTVDGDLYEAYWVDGQGEDLAEALRANQDGNLEAYDVEVPGDNVWLSLLFSFLPLLLIIALFFFIMSQMQGGGSRVMNFGKSRAKLISKDTPKTTFSDVAGADEAIEELHEIKEFLQNPAKFQNLGAKIPKGVLLYGPPGTGKTLLARAVAGEAGVPFYSISGSDFVEMFVGVGASRVRDLFEQAKANAPAIIFIDEIDAVGRHRGAGMGGGHDEREQTLNQMLVEMDGFDVKGGVILIAATNRPDILDPALLRPGRFDRQIVVDRPDLEGRKGILKVHIQGKPTTPDVDLDVLARRTPGFTGADLANVVNEGALLAARRGQNQIDMAIFEEAIDRVMAGPERKSRVMSDAEKKVIAYHEGGHALVGHALPNADPVHKITILPRGRALGYTMSLPMEDKFLTSRSEMMDQLAMMLGGRAAEELVFHEPTTGAANDIDKATALARNMVTEYGMSERLGARKFGNGNTEPFLGREMAHSREYSEEIASLIDEEVRRLIEAAHDEAWEILVEYRDVLDELVLQLLDKETLSKEQVLEIFAPVRKRPSRGSYKGYGKRIPSDKPPVLTPKELALTGPQDVEGLIGGTNGRANATSDLTWDQRGNRESGSGDTNPENRP
- a CDS encoding sigma-70 family RNA polymerase sigma factor encodes the protein MPMTDRELLQALRSGGSTTAQTCGLLFDAYGAELYEHCRNTLDDDAAAQSALRDTVIVALAHIGRLSDPDLLRDWLLALADAECARHEAAASQWREQDHDGKPPRAALTGVSSVTQPAALRVRVLSGVITPELAEYRSLVAARGNHFDRRGFPLPASARRSPGPCSYLVPGLIAGVGAVVALVVVLFQLVSRTVL
- the tilS gene encoding tRNA lysidine(34) synthetase TilS, coding for MSGPPPPVALVRAAVRRALDGLPAGALALVACSGGPDSLALAGAAAFVAPRLGLRAGGVTVDHGLQEGSAERADAVAAVLGGLGLDPVERIAVAVGTVGGPEGAARTARYAALEKAADAHGASAVLLGHTRDDQAETVLLRLARGSGARSLAAMSPRSGRYLRPLLELDRRTVHAAAGLMGLDPWSDPHNADPAYARSRVRHDALPALERVLGPGVAEALARTATLLRDDADALDEWADRAERQAGRGPTALDAAELAALPRAVRTRLLRRVALAAGCPAGALTAGHVFALDRLVTDWRGQAHVDLPGARRGRRTDGRIVVSADS
- a CDS encoding inorganic diphosphatase; its protein translation is MEFDVTIEIPKGERNKYEMDHETGRIRLDRMLFTSTSYPADYGFIEGTLGDDGDPLDALVLLKHSTFPGCIIRCRAIGMFRMRDEAGGDDKVLCVPATDPRMEHLRDIHHVNEFERLEIQHFFTVYKDLEPGKSVEGATWVGRHEAEQEIRNSVKRAAEHGHQNDAHIRLDD
- a CDS encoding zinc-dependent metalloprotease, with the translated sequence MIDWEVAVNTGVRLVRPGPQISLTEARQAVAQLRELSVTAQAHVREFTGMNSLEPVGPAAVVDRPGWIRANVDGFRVVLDPILDTLGPSGPKDSPVGTITTAVGSRVTGAQLGAVLSYLAGRVLGQYELFLPPDPEGRAPAGRLTLVAPNIVHAERELDVDPHDFRLWVCLHEETHRTQFTANPWLRGHVQQLMTDYLRASNLSAFDFLDRLRAVGEAVAEVVRGNEANLIDVFQSEEQSEILDRITAVMTLAEGHGDYVMDAVGPQVVPSVAEIRRRFQRRREGGNRLDKVIRQLLGLELKMKQYEEGSAFVRAVVARVGMADFNRVWESPETLPTLAEIRDPDAWIARVVHPPLPIPPGGESESE